In Solanum lycopersicum chromosome 5, SLM_r2.1, the following are encoded in one genomic region:
- the LOC101255697 gene encoding uncharacterized protein codes for MVMMKLKNYLRSDTLTLVLINVAAIMEMADETLLPGVYKEVGKDLNIDPAGLGSLSLYRSLVQCLCYPIAAFLAARHNRANVIALGAFLWSGATFLVAISSTFAEVAISRGLNGIGLAIVTPAILSLVADSTHESNRGTAFGWLALTGSLGAIIGGTMSVLIAETSFMGITGWRISFHLVGIISVLVGLLVYFFAEDPRFLDRDVNAKDQPPPKPFQEQLRELVKEAKSVIKVPSFKIIVAQGVFGSFLGTSMSFSTMWLELVGFSHKTTALITSSFVVSLSFGAVFGGFMGDVWAKRLPNSGRIIVSQISTGSAIPLAAILLLLLPNDPKTALLHGLVLFILGFCASWTGPAANSPIFAEIVPERARTSIYALDRCFETLLASFSPLLVGTLAQQVFDYKPIPEGSSTSGEIETDRKNAASLAKAMYTAIGIPMVICCSIYSFLYFTYPRDRDRVRLQQIDETGNFPSEEQQLLLEHNEHRLLSAN; via the exons ATGGTGATGATGAAGCTGAAGAACTACTTGAGATCAGATACATTGACACTTGTATTGATAAATGTTGCTGCTATAATGGAAATGGCTGATGAAACTCTGTTACCTGGAGTTTATAAAGAAGTTGGCAAGGATTTGAACATTGATCCTGCTGGTCTTGGTTCACTTAGTCTTTACAGATCATTAGTTCAATGTCTTTGTTACCCCATTGCTGCATTCCTTGCTGCTCGTCATAATCGTGCCAATGTCATTGCTCTCGGGGCTTTTCTTTGGTCCGGTGCTACGTTCCTTGTTGCCATATCCTCTACCTTTGCTGAG GTAGCGATTTCGAGAGGATTGAATGGAATAGGACTTGCAATTGTCACACCGGCAATCCTATCTCTAGTTGCTGATTCAACTCATGAGAGTAATCGAGGTACAGCTTTTGGATGGTTAGCATTAACAGGAAGTTTGGGTGCAATTATTGGCGGGACTATGTCTGTGCTGATTGCTGAAACATCATTTATGGGAATTACTGGCTGGAGAATCTCCTTTCATTTGGTTGGTATTATAAGTGTTCTTGTTGGTCTTTTAGTCTATTTCTTCGCGGAAGATCCCCGTTTTCTTGACAGAGATGTCAATGCAAAAGATCAGCCTCCCCCGAAACCATTTCAAGAACAACTGAGAGAACTGGTAAAAGAAGCAAAATCGGTTATCAAAGTACCTTCCTTCAAGATAATTGTTGCACAAGGGGTTTTCGGATCATTCCTTGGGACATCAATGTCATTTTCCACTATGTGGTTGGAGCTTGTTGGATTCTCCCACAAGACAACAGCACTCATCACTAGTTCGTTTGTAGTTTCTCTGTCATTTGGCGCGGTTTTTGGAGGATTCATGGGGGATGTCTGGGCCAAGCGCTTGCCTAATTCTGGTAGGATCATCGTCTCTCAGATAAGCACTGGTTCAGCTATTCCCTTAGCTGCAATTCTGCTGCTGCTATTGCCTAATGATCCTAAAACAGCTTTGCTGCATGGTTTAGTCCTGTTTATATTGGGATTTTGCGCATCATGGACCGGTCCAGCAGCAAACAG TCCAATATTTGCTGAGATAGTTCCTGAGAGAGCTCGAACGAGCATTTATGCTCTGGATCGATGTTTCGAGACCTTGTTAGCATCATTTTCTCCTCTTCTAGTTGGTACTTTAGCTCAACAAGTTTTCGACTATAAGCCAATTCCAGAGGGATCTTCAACCTCAGGGGAAATCGAAACAGATAGAAAAAATGCTGCATCACTTGCCAAAGCAATGTACACTGCAATAGGCATTCCAATGGTCATTTGTTGCTCCATCTACTCCTTCCTGTATTTCACATATCCACGAGACAGGGATCGTGTCCGGTTGCAACAGATTGATGAAACGGGGAATTTTCCATCCGAAGAACAACAGCTCTTACTCGAGCACAATGAGCACAGACTTCTTTCAGCAAATTAG
- the LOC101247326 gene encoding NDR1/HIN1-like protein 13, with protein sequence MEGRTPLSGNGKKSINKLSSATSFRLASPSDRSSDTFVVQIPKDQVYRVPPPENATIVENRTPKDNVQSKRKMGRRCCWTLLVILIFGIIIGIIIAIIHMLYIPKCPKFSVASVHFKNVTDPNNRDQGQRNQHPKFEFGLKVNNVNERMDVSFGDGKTNFVYKKYDIGQGKYPSNSQKGLGTNNIHLNLDVGSNGKLPSDLLKALEDENKKIVIMSLIIHVPMEIKSWVKNLNKDLTITCDFDVEDLTKKSKIMPNECITDF encoded by the coding sequence ATGGAAGGGCGGACCCCACTCTCCGGGAACGGAAAAAAAAGCATTAACAAACTTTCTTCGGCAACATCCTTCCGTTTAGCTTCCCCTTCTGATCGATCATCAGATACTTTCGTTGTTCAAATCCCTAAAGATCAAGTTTATCGTGTGCCACCACCGGAAAATGCAACAATCGTGGAAAATCGTACACCTAAGGATAATGTTCAAAGCAAGAGAAAAATGGGACGACGTTGTTGTTGGAccttattggttatattaatattCGGTATCATTATAGGTATCATCATCGCGATTATTCACATGTTGTATATACCTAAATGTCCTAAATTTTCCGTTGCTAGTGTCCATTTCAAGAATGTCACGGACCCTAATAATCGCGATCAAGGACAAAGAAATCAACATCCAAAATTCGAGTTTGGTTTGAAAGTGAATAAtgtgaatgaaagaatggatgTTTCATTTGGTGATGGGAAAACAAATTTTGTCTACAAGAAATATGATATTGGACAAGGGAAATATCCATCAAATTCACAAAAAGGTTTGGGTACAAATAATATTCATCTTAATCTTGATGTTGGTTCAAATGGGAAATTGCCTAGTGATTTGTTAAAAGCACTTGAAGATGAGAACAAGAAAATAGTAATAATGTCATTGATTATTCATGTGCCAATGGAAATTAAAAGTTGGGTCAAAAATTTGAACAAAGATTTGACAATTACTTGTGATTTTGATGTGGAAGATTTGACAAAGAAATCCAAGATTATGCCTAATGAGTGTATAACGGATTTCTAA
- the LOC101247621 gene encoding probable trehalose-phosphate phosphatase H isoform X1 — translation MTKQNLFDAKSCVNSTMFVVEMVSPPPPPPPRGSCINNISRKTLVEINGDPKIMKSWIDSMRASSPTHHMSTTLYEDKTSWMVHHPSAVDMFEDIISVSKGKKIVMFLDYDGTLSPIVDDPDQAFMSHDMRGTVRKLARYFPTAIVSGRCRDKVYNFVQLSELYYAGSHGMDIKGPSKGSKYSKKGTQAILFQPASKFLPMIIEVYKELLDKTKSIEGVRVENNKFCVSVHFRCVDEKKWGELSQEVRLVLKEYPKLKLCQGRKVLEIRPIIKWDKGKALQFLLQSLGYAKCNDVFPIYIGDDRTDEDAFKVLRERRQGLGILVSKTPKETHASYSLQEPSEVMKFLLLLIEWKMLSLRRQSKIQKQLEEIKSSLNY, via the exons atgactaaacaaaatttatttgatgCTAAATCCTGTGTCAATTCCACCATGTTCGTGGTGGAGATGGTTTCGCCACCTCCACCACCGCCGCCACGGGGAAGTTGCATCAataatatttcaagaaaaacactTGTTGAAATAAATGGTGATCCAAAGATAATGAAATCTTGGATTGATTCAATGAGAGCTTCTTCTCCTACTCATCACATGTCCACAACTCTCTATGAAGATAAGACTTCTTGGATG GTGCATCATCCATCAGCAGTTGACATGTTTGAAGATATAATAAGTGTTTCTAAAGGGAAGAAAATTGTAATGTTTTTAGACTATGATGGTACCCTTTCTCCCATTGTTGATGACCCTGATCAAGCTTTCATGTCTCATGAT ATGAGAGGAACAGTGAGAAAACTTGCTAGATATTTCCCTACTGCTATAGTTAGTGGGAGGTGCAGAGACAAg GTATACAATTTTGTACAATTATCAGAGTTGTACTATGCTGGAAGCCATGGGATGGATATAAAAGGACCATCAAAAGGTTCTAAATACAGTAAGAAA GGAACTCAAGCTATTCTTTTCCAACCAGCAAGTAAATTTCTTCCAATGATTATTGAG gTTTACAAAGAATTATTGGACAAAACAAAGTCTATCGAAGGTGTTAGAGTGGAGAATAATAAGTTTTGTGTGTCTGTGCATTTCCGTTGCGTCGATGAAAAG aAATGGGGTGAATTATCACAAGAAGTAAGGTTAGTGTTAAAAGAATATCCAAAGCTTAAATTATGTCAAGGAAGAAAAGTATTAGAGATCCGTCCTATTATTAAATGGGACAAAGGAAAAGCTCTTCAATTTTTGCTTCAATCACTTG GATATGCTAAATGTAATGATGTCTTTCCCATTTATATTGGTGATGATCGAACAGATGAAGATGCTTTCAAg GTACTTAGAGAAAGAAGGCAAGGTTTAGGCATTCTTGTTTCAAAAACTCCAAAAGAAACACATGCATCATATTCTTTACAAGAACCTTCTGAG GTTATGAAATTTCTGTTACTCTTGATAGAGTGGAAAATGTTGTCTTTAAGGAGACAATCTAAAATCCAAAAACAACTTGAGGAGATCAAATCATCtctaaattattga
- the LOC101247621 gene encoding probable trehalose-phosphate phosphatase H isoform X4, with protein MTKQNLFDAKSCVNSTMFVVEMVSPPPPPPPRGSCINNISRKTLVEINGDPKIMKSWIDSMRASSPTHHMSTTLYEDKTSWMMRGTVRKLARYFPTAIVSGRCRDKVYNFVQLSELYYAGSHGMDIKGPSKGSKYSKKVYKELLDKTKSIEGVRVENNKFCVSVHFRCVDEKKWGELSQEVRLVLKEYPKLKLCQGRKVLEIRPIIKWDKGKALQFLLQSLGYAKCNDVFPIYIGDDRTDEDAFKVLRERRQGLGILVSKTPKETHASYSLQEPSEVMKFLLLLIEWKMLSLRRQSKIQKQLEEIKSSLNY; from the exons atgactaaacaaaatttatttgatgCTAAATCCTGTGTCAATTCCACCATGTTCGTGGTGGAGATGGTTTCGCCACCTCCACCACCGCCGCCACGGGGAAGTTGCATCAataatatttcaagaaaaacactTGTTGAAATAAATGGTGATCCAAAGATAATGAAATCTTGGATTGATTCAATGAGAGCTTCTTCTCCTACTCATCACATGTCCACAACTCTCTATGAAGATAAGACTTCTTGGATG ATGAGAGGAACAGTGAGAAAACTTGCTAGATATTTCCCTACTGCTATAGTTAGTGGGAGGTGCAGAGACAAg GTATACAATTTTGTACAATTATCAGAGTTGTACTATGCTGGAAGCCATGGGATGGATATAAAAGGACCATCAAAAGGTTCTAAATACAGTAAGAAA gTTTACAAAGAATTATTGGACAAAACAAAGTCTATCGAAGGTGTTAGAGTGGAGAATAATAAGTTTTGTGTGTCTGTGCATTTCCGTTGCGTCGATGAAAAG aAATGGGGTGAATTATCACAAGAAGTAAGGTTAGTGTTAAAAGAATATCCAAAGCTTAAATTATGTCAAGGAAGAAAAGTATTAGAGATCCGTCCTATTATTAAATGGGACAAAGGAAAAGCTCTTCAATTTTTGCTTCAATCACTTG GATATGCTAAATGTAATGATGTCTTTCCCATTTATATTGGTGATGATCGAACAGATGAAGATGCTTTCAAg GTACTTAGAGAAAGAAGGCAAGGTTTAGGCATTCTTGTTTCAAAAACTCCAAAAGAAACACATGCATCATATTCTTTACAAGAACCTTCTGAG GTTATGAAATTTCTGTTACTCTTGATAGAGTGGAAAATGTTGTCTTTAAGGAGACAATCTAAAATCCAAAAACAACTTGAGGAGATCAAATCATCtctaaattattga
- the LOC101247024 gene encoding uncharacterized protein — protein sequence MVELKNLRSNMLTLVLVNIAGIMEKADETLLPGVYKEVGEDLHTDPTGLGSLTLFRSLVQCLCYPLAAYLSRHNRAHVIALGAFLWSAATFLVAVSANFTQIAISRGLNGIGLAIVTPAIQSLVADSTNDSNRGTAFGWLQLTTNFGSTLGGLISVLLAQTSFMGIPGWRISFHLVGMISVAVGISVSFLANDPRFVDSDGNAKDQPPPLPFQEEVRQLLKEAKEVMKVPSFQLLIAQGISGSFPWSALSFAPMWLELIGFSHKSTALLWTLFNVAQSLGALFGGTMGDVLAKHLPNSGRIILAQISSGSAVPLAAILLLLLPYDPSTTLIHGLVMFIMGLCVSWNAPATNNPIFAEIVPERARTSIYALDRSFESIISSFAPPLVGILAQHVFGFKPIPEGSTGSEEIKTDRQNAASLAKALYTAIGIPIAICCFFYSFLYCTYPRDRDRARLQQTEETGNASSEERQALLENDDERLLLVS from the exons ATGGTGGAGCTGAAGAATCTGCGATCAAATATGTTGACTCTTGTATTGGTGAATATAGCTGGTATAATGGAGAAAGCTGATGAAACTTTGTTACCTGGTGTTTATAAAGAAGTTGGTGAAGATTTGCATACTGATCCAACTGGTCTTGGTTCTCTTACACTTTTTCGATCGTTAGTTCAATGTCTTTGTTATCCATTAGCTGCGTATCTTTCTCGTCATAACAGAGCTCACGTCATTGCTCTTGGTGCTTTTCTATGGTCTGCTGCTACTTTCCTTGTTGCCGTCTCCGCTAATTTTACTCAG ATAGCTATTTCTAGAGGTTTGAATGGAATAGGACTTGCAATAGTCACTCCAGCAATCCAATCTCTAGTTGCTGACTCGACTAATGATAGTAACCGCGGTACAGCTTTTGGATGGTTACAACTAACAACAAATTTTGGTTCCACCCTTGGAGGGCTTATATCTGTGTTGTTAGCCCAAACATCGTTCATGGGGATACCAGGCTGGAGAATCTCATTCCATTTGGTCGGTATGATAAGTGTTGCTGTTGGAATTTCGGTCAGTTTCTTAGCCAACGATCCCCGTTTTGTTGACAGTGATGGCAATGCAAAAGATCAACCTCCACCACTACCATTTCAAGAAGAAGTGAGACAATTGCTTAAAGAAGCAAAAGAAGTTATGAAAGTGCCTTCCTTTCAATTACTTATTGCTCAAGGGATTTCGGGGTCATTCCCTTGGTCGGCATTGTCATTCGCCCCTATGTGGTTAGAGCTTATTGGCTTCTCTCACAAATCAACAGCCCTCTTGTGGACTTTGTTTAATGTTGCTCAATCACTTGGTGCGTTATTCGGAGGTACAATGGGTGATGTCCTAGCCAAGCACTTGCCTAATTCTGGTAGAATTATTCTAGCTCAGATAAGCTCTGGTTCCGCAGTTCCTTTAGCTGCAATTCTGCTTCTGCTATTGCCTTATGATCCTTCAACAACTTTGATACATGGTTTGGTCATGTTTATCATGGGATTATGCGTATCGTGGAATGCTCCAGCAACTAACAA TCCAATATTTGCAGAGATTGTTCCAGAGAGAGCTCGAACAAGCATTTATGCTCTGGATCGTTCTTTCGAGTCAATTATATCATCATTTGCTCCTCCACTGGTTGGCATTTTGGCTCAACACGTTTTCGGTTTTAAACCAATTCCAGAGGGATCAACAGGCTCAGAGGAAATCAAAACAGATAGACAGAATGCTGCCTCACTTGCCAAGGCACTTTACACTGCAATAGGCATTCCAATCGCGATTTGCTGCTTCTTCTACTCCTTCCTCTATTGCACGTATCCACGAGACAGGGATCGTGCCAGGTTGCAACAGACTGAAGAAACAGGCAATGCTTCATCTGAAGAACGACAGGCCTTACTCGAGAACGATGACGAAAGACTTCTTTTGGTTAGTTGA
- the LOC101253880 gene encoding putative ETHYLENE INSENSITIVE 3-like 4 protein gives MEEEELSYDELKKRMWKDRMRLHRFKKKGENKLLFEEEEIDESKAQEQYLCRRKKMSKAQDSILKYMVKIMEVCKGQGFVYGIVSEKGKLVSGCSDSLQQWWMEKVRFDQNAPIAIAKSLPKLVEEENMLDPNASFMCLLEELQDTTLSSILSALMQHCIPPQRRFPLDRGLAPPWWPTGNELWCGDQGLSQEQGPPPYRKPHGLKKAWKVSVLAAIIKHMCPDLGRMRRLVNQSKNLQNKMTAKETSTWSKVVNQEEALLKLTRSLKISTSKGEVNKDNEDQLDFTFVPKMLTKDDKRKSIIFDHDLNMEDVVYASQNMNCPQSELGLGFVDKNLRIEHESSCSYGKVKSDNKITKKVPMTTSLA, from the exons ATGGAGGAAGAAgaattaagctatgatgaacTCAAGAAGAGAATGTGGAAGGACAGGATGCGTTTGCATAGGTTCAAGAAGAAGGGagaaaacaaattattatttgaagaagaagagattgatGAGTCTAAAGCTCAAGAGCAATATTTATGTAGAAGGAAAAAGATGTCTAAAGCTCAAGATTCTATTCTCAAGTACATG GTAAAAATCATGGAGGTTTGCAAGGGTCAAGGCTTTGTGTATGGGATTGTATCAGAGAAGGGGAAGTTGGTGAGTGGCTGTTCAGATAGTTTACAACAATGGTGGATGGAGAAAGTAAGATTTGACCAAAATGCTCCTATTGCCATTGCTAAATCCTTGCCCAAATTAGTAGAGGAGGAGAACATGTTGGATCCTAATGCCTCATTTATGTGTCTTCTTGAAGAATTGCAAGACACTACTTTAAGCTCAATACTTTCAGCTCTAATGCAACATTGTATCCCTCCACAAAGGAGGTTCCCTTTGGATAGAGGTTTAGCCCCACCTTGGTGGCCAACAG GGAATGAACTTTGGTGTGGTGATCAAGGGTTGTCCCAAGAACAAGGTCCACCACCTTATAGGAAGCCCCATGGTTTGAAGAAGGCATGGAAAGTAAGTGTTTTAGCTGCAATTATCAAACACATGTGTCCTGATTTAGGGAGGATGAGGAGATTGGTGAATCAATCCAAGAACTTACAAAACAAGATGACAGCCAAAGAAACATCAACTTGGTCTAAAGTTGTTAACCAAGAAGAAGCCCTTCTCAAGTTGACTAGGTCTCTCAAGATTTCAACATCCAAAGGAGAAGTAAATAAGGATAATGAAGATCAATTAGATTTTACTTTTGTCCCCAAAATGTTGACAAAAGATGACAAGAGGAAGTCCATTATCTTTGATCATGATCTTAATATGGAGGATGTAGTGTATGCATCCCAAAACATGAACTGTCCACAAAGTGAATTAGGCTTGGGATTTGTGGACAAGAATTTAAGAATTGAACATGAGTCAAGTTGCTCTTATGGTAAAGTTAAAAGTGATAACAAAATAACCAAGAAAGTGCCTATGACAACATCTCTAGCTTGA
- the LOC101247621 gene encoding probable trehalose-phosphate phosphatase H isoform X2 produces the protein MTKQNLFDAKSCVNSTMFVVEMVSPPPPPPPRGSCINNISRKTLVEINGDPKIMKSWIDSMRASSPTHHMSTTLYEDKTSWMVHHPSAVDMFEDIISVSKGKKIVMFLDYDGTLSPIVDDPDQAFMSHDMRGTVRKLARYFPTAIVSGRCRDKVYNFVQLSELYYAGSHGMDIKGPSKGSKYSKKVYKELLDKTKSIEGVRVENNKFCVSVHFRCVDEKKWGELSQEVRLVLKEYPKLKLCQGRKVLEIRPIIKWDKGKALQFLLQSLGYAKCNDVFPIYIGDDRTDEDAFKVLRERRQGLGILVSKTPKETHASYSLQEPSEVMKFLLLLIEWKMLSLRRQSKIQKQLEEIKSSLNY, from the exons atgactaaacaaaatttatttgatgCTAAATCCTGTGTCAATTCCACCATGTTCGTGGTGGAGATGGTTTCGCCACCTCCACCACCGCCGCCACGGGGAAGTTGCATCAataatatttcaagaaaaacactTGTTGAAATAAATGGTGATCCAAAGATAATGAAATCTTGGATTGATTCAATGAGAGCTTCTTCTCCTACTCATCACATGTCCACAACTCTCTATGAAGATAAGACTTCTTGGATG GTGCATCATCCATCAGCAGTTGACATGTTTGAAGATATAATAAGTGTTTCTAAAGGGAAGAAAATTGTAATGTTTTTAGACTATGATGGTACCCTTTCTCCCATTGTTGATGACCCTGATCAAGCTTTCATGTCTCATGAT ATGAGAGGAACAGTGAGAAAACTTGCTAGATATTTCCCTACTGCTATAGTTAGTGGGAGGTGCAGAGACAAg GTATACAATTTTGTACAATTATCAGAGTTGTACTATGCTGGAAGCCATGGGATGGATATAAAAGGACCATCAAAAGGTTCTAAATACAGTAAGAAA gTTTACAAAGAATTATTGGACAAAACAAAGTCTATCGAAGGTGTTAGAGTGGAGAATAATAAGTTTTGTGTGTCTGTGCATTTCCGTTGCGTCGATGAAAAG aAATGGGGTGAATTATCACAAGAAGTAAGGTTAGTGTTAAAAGAATATCCAAAGCTTAAATTATGTCAAGGAAGAAAAGTATTAGAGATCCGTCCTATTATTAAATGGGACAAAGGAAAAGCTCTTCAATTTTTGCTTCAATCACTTG GATATGCTAAATGTAATGATGTCTTTCCCATTTATATTGGTGATGATCGAACAGATGAAGATGCTTTCAAg GTACTTAGAGAAAGAAGGCAAGGTTTAGGCATTCTTGTTTCAAAAACTCCAAAAGAAACACATGCATCATATTCTTTACAAGAACCTTCTGAG GTTATGAAATTTCTGTTACTCTTGATAGAGTGGAAAATGTTGTCTTTAAGGAGACAATCTAAAATCCAAAAACAACTTGAGGAGATCAAATCATCtctaaattattga
- the LOC101247621 gene encoding probable trehalose-phosphate phosphatase H isoform X3 — MTKQNLFDAKSCVNSTMFVVEMVSPPPPPPPRGSCINNISRKTLVEINGDPKIMKSWIDSMRASSPTHHMSTTLYEDKTSWMMRGTVRKLARYFPTAIVSGRCRDKVYNFVQLSELYYAGSHGMDIKGPSKGSKYSKKGTQAILFQPASKFLPMIIEVYKELLDKTKSIEGVRVENNKFCVSVHFRCVDEKKWGELSQEVRLVLKEYPKLKLCQGRKVLEIRPIIKWDKGKALQFLLQSLGYAKCNDVFPIYIGDDRTDEDAFKVLRERRQGLGILVSKTPKETHASYSLQEPSEVMKFLLLLIEWKMLSLRRQSKIQKQLEEIKSSLNY; from the exons atgactaaacaaaatttatttgatgCTAAATCCTGTGTCAATTCCACCATGTTCGTGGTGGAGATGGTTTCGCCACCTCCACCACCGCCGCCACGGGGAAGTTGCATCAataatatttcaagaaaaacactTGTTGAAATAAATGGTGATCCAAAGATAATGAAATCTTGGATTGATTCAATGAGAGCTTCTTCTCCTACTCATCACATGTCCACAACTCTCTATGAAGATAAGACTTCTTGGATG ATGAGAGGAACAGTGAGAAAACTTGCTAGATATTTCCCTACTGCTATAGTTAGTGGGAGGTGCAGAGACAAg GTATACAATTTTGTACAATTATCAGAGTTGTACTATGCTGGAAGCCATGGGATGGATATAAAAGGACCATCAAAAGGTTCTAAATACAGTAAGAAA GGAACTCAAGCTATTCTTTTCCAACCAGCAAGTAAATTTCTTCCAATGATTATTGAG gTTTACAAAGAATTATTGGACAAAACAAAGTCTATCGAAGGTGTTAGAGTGGAGAATAATAAGTTTTGTGTGTCTGTGCATTTCCGTTGCGTCGATGAAAAG aAATGGGGTGAATTATCACAAGAAGTAAGGTTAGTGTTAAAAGAATATCCAAAGCTTAAATTATGTCAAGGAAGAAAAGTATTAGAGATCCGTCCTATTATTAAATGGGACAAAGGAAAAGCTCTTCAATTTTTGCTTCAATCACTTG GATATGCTAAATGTAATGATGTCTTTCCCATTTATATTGGTGATGATCGAACAGATGAAGATGCTTTCAAg GTACTTAGAGAAAGAAGGCAAGGTTTAGGCATTCTTGTTTCAAAAACTCCAAAAGAAACACATGCATCATATTCTTTACAAGAACCTTCTGAG GTTATGAAATTTCTGTTACTCTTGATAGAGTGGAAAATGTTGTCTTTAAGGAGACAATCTAAAATCCAAAAACAACTTGAGGAGATCAAATCATCtctaaattattga